One region of Carya illinoinensis cultivar Pawnee chromosome 8, C.illinoinensisPawnee_v1, whole genome shotgun sequence genomic DNA includes:
- the LOC122274153 gene encoding histidine kinase CKI1-like, which produces MVLTPCWHALVNRIERQVKNNLSSQAEFPSSVLQSEFANKAEFLRPLNSSATNLARFLGSSVGEAALSFSEIETRMAPVLFQAFSTIPYLSQISYIGSDGLFFSYYTDGSQTLSMYSNSSSFLLDSSTAPNVGNNYVWYVQSVNNETGKLHGEAIEVPPLNMKSKSWFQEALNSTRGYASLETGLNSAQVPVFLNSARINGGSVLSLGFPVKALTSIFTDIDLRGGRLDILAIQDGKVLFQGIPNSHLVLSGNVVSFQLMKPNGDRMGIGNISCNVKDGTPRASTLNIQETEYTFYCLPLDIVGVQSVSVLASPQNGLVRLVHKSRKVAMLLLIVLIVTLVIFLLSFVFTIVRAAKREMHLCANLIKQMEATQKAERKSMNKILAFASASHDVRAALAGITGLIEMCYDDVAPGSELDTNLRQMDTCANDLLGILNSILDTSKIEAGKMPLDEEEFDLEKLLEDVADLYHPVGIRKGVDVVLDPCDGSTKRFSQVKGDRGKLKQILCNLLSNAVKFTSEGHVTIRAWVRKPSLQNSTNASKRNCLPCFFYKNSQGYNDLEAVNTAEYDPNTMEFVFEVDDTGKGIPKEKQHSVFENYVQVKETALGEEGTGLGLGIVQSLVRLMHGDIGIVDKNVGEKGTCFRFNVLLTISETASSDNAQAEDLEMGGVTYLSGSISPAPSPRMTPRMTLRTPSPKSTVLTSSPNMKASNVVLLIQSKGRRRMLRRFMSNLGMKVSVVKQWDHLSSSLEKIKNRQSPSHHYAIKSDLSSPSDNLSRSASNDSIAAEKDVPWSTTGGSDYIPSIFKRTNLSLASNFILTVIDASAGPLPEICRIVAEFRRGLHNTCCKVVWLDKPMMRSFNLKRNDEDIMIDPNDIIISKPFHGSRLYEVVGLLPEFGGKMSQAGKLPGEPSSSRTQFYSENSPSPRDLSRRVELQDHHSSSEIQGIAVLSQTENRFNVWPKSRRHRSHGNPPREQEIQECGDPSNELLLSGKKILVVEDSALIRRLTVSQLVKLGATVEVCENGQEALELVSKCLNDQRKAGASVTLPYDYILMDCEMPILNGYKATEEIRKMEKHFGVHTPIIALTAHTDEEARKTIEAGMDVYIGKPLKREHLLEAIRYLENK; this is translated from the exons ATGGTTTTGACCCCATGTTGGCATGCTTTGGTCAATCGTATTGAGCGCCAAGTGAAGAACAACTTGAGCTCACAGGCCGAGTTCCCTTCTTCCGTGTTGCAATCTGAATTTGCGAACAAAGCAGAGTTTTTACGTCCGTTGAATTCATCTGCAACGAACTTAGCAAGATTTCTGGGTTCTTCCGTCGGTGAAGCTGCACTTTCATTCTCTGAGATTGAGACTAGG ATGGCTCCTGTGCTGTTTCAAGCATTCTCTACAATTCCATATTTATCTCAAATCTCTTATATTGGATCGGACGGTTTATTTTTCTCATACTACACCGACGGCAGTCAAACTCTTTCCATGTACTCCAACTCCTCCTCATTTCTGCTTGATTCAAGTACTGCTCCAAACGTTGGAAATAACTACGTTTGGTACGTGCAATCTGTGAACAATGAGACAGGAAAGTTACATGGAGAAGCCATTGAAGTCCCTCCCTTGAACATGAAAAGCAAAAGCTGGTTTCAAGAAGCCTTGAATAGTACTCGTGGATATGCCTCGTTGGAAACTGGATTGAACAGTGCCCAAGTTCCTGTGTTCCTTAACTCAGCCAGAATCAATGGAGGATCAGTTCTCTCGCTAGGGTTTCCGGTAAAAGCATTGACTTCCATTTTCACTGATATAGATCTTCGAGGCGGGAGATTGGATATTTTGGCTATCCAAGATGGGAAAGTGCTGTTCCAAGGGATCCCAAACAGTCATCTGGTCCTTTCCGGTAACGTGGTTTCATTCCAATTGATGAAACCAAATGGGGATCGAATGGGCATTGGGAACATTTCCTGCAACGTAAAAGATGGCACGCCAAGAGCTTCTACTTTGAATATTCAGGAAACTGAATACACTTTTTATTGTTTGCCTCTTGATATAGTGGGAGTGCAATCG GTCTCAGTGTTGGCTTCCCCCCAAAATGGATTAGTCAGGCTTGTCCACAAGAGCAGGAAAGTGGCGATGTTGCTCCTTATAGTTCTGATCGTTACATTGGTTATTTTCCTCTTAAGTTTTGTGTTTACAATCGTTAGAGCTGCCAAACGAGAGATGCATTTGTGTGCTAACCTCATAAAACAGATGGAAGCAACTCAAAAAGCAGAGAGGAAAAGTATGAATAAGATCCTTGCCTTTGCTAGTGCCAGCCATGATGTTCGTGCTGCACTAGCAGGCATTACTGGTTTGATAGAGATGTGCTATGATGATGTCGCCCCTGGTTCTGAATTGGATACAAATTTAAGACAAATGGATACTTGTGCAAATGACCTTCTAG GTATTTTGAATTCTATTCTCGACACAAGCAAAATTGAAGCAGGCAAGATGCCGCTTGACGAAGAGGAATTTGACTTGGAAAAACTTCTTGAGGATGTAGCTGATTTATATCATCCAGTCGGTATCAGAAAAGGAGTAGATGTGGTATTGGATCCTTGTGATGGTTCCACCAAAAGATTTTCCCAAGTGAAAGGTGACAGGGGAAAACTCAAACAGATACTGTGTAATTTACTAAGCAATGCAGTTAAATTTACTTCTGAGGGGCATGTAACCATTCGAGCTTGGGTTAGGAAACCCAGTTTGCAGAATTCAACCAATGCTTCTAAACGGAACTGCTTGCCTTGCTTTTTTTACAAGAACAGTCAGGGATATAATGACCTTGAAGCCGTGAATACAGCGGAATACGATCCAAATACCATGGAATTTGTATTTGAGGTAGATGACACAGGCAAAGGAATTCCCAAAGAAAAGCAGCATTCAGTATTCGAAAATTACGTTCAGGTCAAAGAAACGGCTCTTGGAGAAGAAGGCACTGGCTTAGGACTCGGCATTGTTCAGTCTCTG gTACGTCTGATGCATGGAGATATTGGAATTGTGGACAAGAATGTTGGGGAGAAGGGAACTTGCTTTAGATTCAATGTTTTGCTCACTATAAGTGAAACAGCCTCTTCTGATAATGCACAAGCAGAAGACCTTGAAATGGGAGGCGTCACATATCTATCAGGTTCAATCAGTCCAGCCCCAAGTCCTCGGATGACTCCTAGGATGACTCTCAGAACTCCAAGTCCAAAATCGACAGTTCTCACCTCTAGCCCCAATATGAAGGCATCTAATGTTGTTCTCTTGATTCAAAGTAAGGGGCGTCGGAGGATGTTGCGAAGATTCATGTCGAACTTAGGCATGAAAGTATCAGTTGTCAAGCAATGGGATCATCTTTCTTCTAGTCTCGAGAAGATAAAAAACAGGCAAAGCCCTTCACATCACTACGCGATAAAATCAGATTTGAGTTCTCCAAGTGACAACTTAAGCAGGTCTGCTTCTAATGACTCCATTGCTGCAGAAAAGGATGTGCCTTGGAGCACAACGGGTGGGTCAGACTATATACCATCAATCTTCAAAAGGACTAATCTTAGTTTAGCATCAAACTTCATTCTAACTGTGATTGATGCCAGTGCTGGACCACTGCCAGAAATATGTAGGATTGTGGCCGAGTTCAGGAGAGGTCTTCACAATACTTGTTGCAAGGTTGTCTGGTTGGACAAACCAATGATGCGTAGCttcaatttaaaaagaaatgatgaGGACATTATGATCGATCCAAATGATATTATAATATCTAAACCATTTCATGGTTCCCGTTTGTATGAAGTGGTAGGACTTCTTCCTGAGTTTGGCGGTAAAATGTCACAAGCTGGAAAATTGCCTGGAGAGCCCAGTTCATCAAGGACTCAGTTTTATTCAGAGAATTCTCCGTCTCCCAGAGACTTGTCTCGACGAGTAGAGTTACAAGACCATCATAGCAGCAGTGAGATTCAAGGGATAGCAGTCTTGTCACAGACGGAAAATAGATTCAATGTTTGGCCCAAGTCAAGACGTCATCGGAGTCATGGAAATCCACCAAGAGAGCAAGAAATACAAGAATGCGGTGACCCAAGTAATGAGTTGTTATTGAGTGGAAAGAAAATCTTGGTTGTAGAGGACAGTGCACTGATACGCAGGTTGACTGTCTCCCAACTTGTAAAGCTCGGTGCAACTGTTGAAGTCTGTGAAAATGGGCAAGAAGCCTTAGAGCTGGTTTCCAAATGTTTAAACGATCAAAGGAAAGCTGGAGCTTCTGTGACTCTTCCATATGATTACATATTAATGGACTGTGAG ATGCCTATCCTGAATGGGTATAAAGCAACTGAGGAAATAAGGAAAATGGAGAAGCATTTCGGTGTCCATACTCCAATCATTGCATTAACTGCTCATACTGATGAGGAAGCAAGAAAGACAATTGAGGCTGGAATGGATGTTTATATAGGCAAACCGCTGAAAAGGGAACATCTCTTGGAAGCCATTAGATAcctagaaaataaatga